One window from the genome of Cardiocondyla obscurior isolate alpha-2009 linkage group LG04, Cobs3.1, whole genome shotgun sequence encodes:
- the LOC139101462 gene encoding uncharacterized protein isoform X2, producing MQCILGASNPIIMAVRAFSLVVLFAFTTVVFGLPTTSAPAKNTHEEHTLSTELLPPPLNEKESHATIYVINLYAVKNGSDETGQDMFHNEIVESVPDILEPLVSVLLVVEDEENERTPQHPPVDLDEFAEVLEDQGFKVDKIDINSKAKVLKMKLEKAQAESVIDSALKGNEKKYRQKRTICLKCKKGGWGGGGGGWGGHHGGHRGGYPHGGGCNRCGGGYGGGGYGGGSYSQSSASAQSSSGSWGKK from the exons ATGCAGTGCATCCTGGGAGCATCAAATCCCATCATCATGGCTGTTCGTGCTTTTAGCCTAGTGGTTCTATTCGCGTTTACCACGGTCGTCTTCGGATTACCAACGACATCAG CACCAGCTAAAAACACGCATGAAGAACATACGTTGTCCACCGAGCTGCTACCGCCGCCTTTAAACGAGAAGGAGTCGCATGctacaatttatgtaattaatttgtacgcTGTTAAAAATGGTAGCGACGAGACGGGACAAGATATGTTCCACAACGAAATCGTGGAGTCAGTACCTGATATACTAG AGCCGCTGGTCTCCGTTCTCCTGGTGGTCGAAGAcgaagagaacgagaggacGCCGCAGCATCCGCCCGTCGACCTCGACGAATTCGCAGAGGTATTGGAAGATCAGGGTTTCAAGGTCGACAAGATCGATATTAACAGCAAGGCGAAAGTGCTTAAGATGAAATTGGAAAAAGCGCAGGCGGAGAGTGTAATAGACTCTGCTCTAAAGGGTAACGAGAAGAAGTATCGTCAAAAGAGGACCATCTGCCTCAAGTGCAAGAAAGGAGGATGGGGAGGAGGTGGAGGTGGATGGG GAGGCCATCATGGGGGTCATCGCGGTGGCTATCCTCACGGCGGCGGATGCAATCGTTGCgg CGGCGGATACGGAGGCGGAGGATACGGAGGTGGGTCATACTCCCAATCCTCTGCGTCGGCCCAGTCCTCTTCCGGAAGTTG gggaaaaaaatga
- the LOC139101462 gene encoding uncharacterized protein isoform X1 produces the protein MQCILGASNPIIMAVRAFSLVVLFAFTTVVFGLPTTSAPAKNTHEEHTLSTELLPPPLNEKESHATIYVINLYAVKNGSDETGQDMFHNEIVESVPDILEPLVSVLLVVEDEENERTPQHPPVDLDEFAEVLEDQGFKVDKIDINSKAKVLKMKLEKAQAESVIDSALKGNEKKYRQKRTICLKCKKGGWGGGGGGWGHRTAVVPVVVVPISGGHHGGHRGGYPHGGGCNRCGGGYGGGGYGGGSYSQSSASAQSSSGSWGKK, from the exons ATGCAGTGCATCCTGGGAGCATCAAATCCCATCATCATGGCTGTTCGTGCTTTTAGCCTAGTGGTTCTATTCGCGTTTACCACGGTCGTCTTCGGATTACCAACGACATCAG CACCAGCTAAAAACACGCATGAAGAACATACGTTGTCCACCGAGCTGCTACCGCCGCCTTTAAACGAGAAGGAGTCGCATGctacaatttatgtaattaatttgtacgcTGTTAAAAATGGTAGCGACGAGACGGGACAAGATATGTTCCACAACGAAATCGTGGAGTCAGTACCTGATATACTAG AGCCGCTGGTCTCCGTTCTCCTGGTGGTCGAAGAcgaagagaacgagaggacGCCGCAGCATCCGCCCGTCGACCTCGACGAATTCGCAGAGGTATTGGAAGATCAGGGTTTCAAGGTCGACAAGATCGATATTAACAGCAAGGCGAAAGTGCTTAAGATGAAATTGGAAAAAGCGCAGGCGGAGAGTGTAATAGACTCTGCTCTAAAGGGTAACGAGAAGAAGTATCGTCAAAAGAGGACCATCTGCCTCAAGTGCAAGAAAGGAGGATGGGGAGGAGGTGGAGGTGGATGGG GGCATCGAACAGCAGTTGTACCAGTTGTAGTTGTACCTATTTCAGGAGGCCATCATGGGGGTCATCGCGGTGGCTATCCTCACGGCGGCGGATGCAATCGTTGCgg CGGCGGATACGGAGGCGGAGGATACGGAGGTGGGTCATACTCCCAATCCTCTGCGTCGGCCCAGTCCTCTTCCGGAAGTTG gggaaaaaaatga